A genomic window from Carassius auratus strain Wakin unplaced genomic scaffold, ASM336829v1 scaf_tig00025933, whole genome shotgun sequence includes:
- the LOC113078539 gene encoding uncharacterized protein LOC113078539, with product MNIFTFSQTLGGVCLFFVYGASAVDPDRASVSVMEGDTVTLHTGVEMNQRDRMIWIFGEDRLAIINGDKHELCEDVECKERFRDRLKLDHQTGSLTIMNITITDSGLYNLKNTTLNTDNIFSVNVHGVSAAERDEIKRKSVKEGESVTLDTRVIKKPTDVMRWYFNDSLIAEMTGDQSEICSDVQCKERFRDRLEVNQTGSLIITDTRTTDSGLYTLQIRSGRFSIMRSFTLTVSVKDVPDSGSSSSAAVVVVVVLLLLLLLVAAVVYYKRQAIMQFIRRQRRRQERREQREDAQAPEQIETLMQRSSTGTTRETEAAGETEAAGETEAAETEAAGETEAAGETEAGETEAAETEAAGETEAAETEAAGETEAAGETEAAGETEAADDTEAADQSQL from the exons ATGAATATATTCACTTTTTCCCAGACGTTAGGAGGTGTATGCCTGTTCTTCGTGTATG gtgCTTCTGCTGTTGATCCAGACAGAGCGtctgtgtcagtgatggagggagatacAGTGACGTTACACACTGGTGTTGAAATGAACCAAAGAGACAGAATGATATGGATTTTTGGAGAAGATCGCCTAGCTATAATTAATGGAGATAAACATGAGCTCTGTGAAGATGTTgagtgtaaagagagattcagagacagactgaagctggatcatcagactggatctctgaccatcatgaacatcacaatcacagactctggactttataatctgaagaacacCACCCTCAACACTGACAATATCTTTAGTGTTAATGTACATG gtgtttctgcTGCTGAACGAGATGAAATCAAGAGAAAGTCAGTAaaggagggagaatctgttaCTTTAGACACTCGTGTAATAAAAAAACCAACTGATGTGATGAGATGGTATTTTAATGACTCTCTCATCGCTGAAATGACTGGAGATCAGAGTGAAATCtgttcagatgttcagtgtaaagagagattcagagacagactggaggttaatcagactggatctctgatcatcacagacaccagaaccacagactctggactttatacaCTACAGATCAGGAGCGGCAGATTCAGCATCATGAGGAGCTTCACTCTTACTGTCTCTG tcAAAGATGTTCCAGATTCAGGATCGTCTTCATCTGccgctgttgttgttgttgttgttcttcttcttcttcttctgctcgtTGCTGCTGTGGTTTACTACAAGCGCCAAGCAATAATGCAAT TCATCAGGAGGCAGCGCAGGAGACAGGAGCGCCGTGAACAG AGAGAGGATGCTCAAGCCCCTGAACAGATTGAAACTCTAATGCAGAGGTCTTCTACTGGGACAACTCGTGAGACGGAGGCTGCCGGTGAGACGGAGGCTGCCGGTGAGACGGAGGCTGCTGAGACGGAGGCTGCCGGTGAGACGGAGGCTGCCGGTGAGACGGAGGCTGGTGAGACGGAGGCTGCTGAGACGGAGGCTGCTGGTGAGACGGAGGCTGCTGAGACGGAGGCTGCCGGTGAGACGGAGGCTGCCGGTGAGACGGAGGCTGCTGGTGAGACGGAGGCTGCTGATGACACTGAGGCTGCTGATCAGTCACAACTGTAA
- the LOC113078532 gene encoding SLAM family member 9-like, whose protein sequence is MIQMLIFFCLSCCHLIGVFGSKTNETQSVMEGDSVTLHTDVTEIHEKDVIMWKFGAEKSLIAQIKRASEIFSTFPDGRFRNRLNLDRQTGSLTITNITTQHAGLYEVETILAKISSKTFSVSVFARLPVPVISRDSSQCSSSSSSSQQICSLLCSVVNVGHVTLSWYKGNSLLSSISVSDLSISLSLPLEVEYQEKNSYSCVINNPIRNQTTHLDISKLCHTCSGVSVSLIVLISSAAGSLLIVTALGIFYFFRKNSKTNQEGKC, encoded by the exons ATGATCCAGatgcttatttttttctgtttgagcTGCTGTCATCTGATCG gtgtgtttggttctAAGACAAATGAAAcacagtcagtgatggagggtgattctgtcactctacacactgatgtAACTGAAATACATGAAAAAGATGTAATAATGTGGAAGTTTGGAGCAGAAAAGTCTCTGATAGCTCAAATAAAAAGAGCCTCTGAAATCTTCTCCACATTccctgatgggagattcagaaacagactgaatctggacagacagactggatctctaaccatcacaaacatcacaactcaacacgctgGACTCTATGAAGTAGAGACCATTCTAGCAAAAATTTCATCAAAAactttcagtgtttctgtctttg Ctcgtcttcctgttcctgtcatcagcagagactcttcacaatgttcttcatcatcttcttcatcacagcagatttgttcattgttgtgttcagtggtgaatgtgggtcatgtgactctctcctggtacaaaggaaacagtttattgtccagcatcagtgtgtctgatctcagcatcagtctctctctacctctggaggtggaatatcaggagaaaaacagctacagctgtgtgatcaacaatcccatcagaaaccagaccacacatctggacatcagcaaactctgtcacacatgttcag GAGTTTCAGTTTCTCTGATAGTGCTGATATCTtctgctgctggatctctgttgattgtaaCTGCACTTGGGATCTTTTATTTCTTCAGGAAAAACAGCAAAACTAATCAAGAAGGCAAGTgttaa